In the genome of Oligoflexia bacterium, one region contains:
- a CDS encoding Smr/MutS family protein: MSANHRELDWPSLLDKLSAHAHSERAKELCRNLSPQDTSAKAILLIENIKEAQSIILESELPDLSVIDHISPISERLNVHAVLDVKELIVLRQFLNTAQNLKTLLKQPKNKWANSESARIADFKSQISAINHVLSPSGEINEDASPTLASLCEERRRLGREISKTLDQIVARRQMENILQDKYVTNREGRMVIPVKSGSQHDVKGLIHDASQTKQTVFMEPDEVIPMNNRLREVQIHIAEEIYRILKELSQYLTRFVTSFINADHSLIEADVTFAKAYLNQNIKGTLPLFSNQDRFGLINLRHPLLVLQGIKVIPNTVTMGENRKILLLSGPNAGGKTVLLKAIGLAAQMARCGLPVACDDGSELPFFKQIDPIIGDLQSVGENLSSFSSHIARLNLASRIKGEGNLILVDEICGATDPEEGAALARSFIEHFCQQKVFAVITSHLGPLKEHWSKETGVEHGSLEFDLKTNKPTYQLLIGFPGRSLALAVAEKLGVLQDIIKRAKSHLSPVGLERSQELEEIEDFKEQIIELKNQTLIDSEEAKKAKNQYQELVKKFREQRDRWLEKALQKAEKKIENLIEDARQDRLRNKTLHDIKAELPEIVKAKPSQNKPQTLEDFKRDFKPGTPAYSTRLSRQVIIQGEPDHKGQVPVLADMMRVQLPWHTLIGLGQKEEQPVQVIRRSSSAQSIPIDDNASELDLRGQRIDEAVTRLEKWLDDCMREQKDSVKIIHGFGTEQLKKAVRQFLSKSRYVAKWNAGDKNTGGDGVTWVTLSD; this comes from the coding sequence ATGTCGGCAAATCACAGAGAACTTGATTGGCCAAGTTTATTAGATAAACTTTCTGCACACGCTCACTCTGAGCGCGCAAAAGAACTTTGCCGAAATCTCAGCCCTCAAGATACATCTGCGAAAGCAATACTTCTTATTGAAAATATCAAAGAAGCACAAAGTATAATCTTAGAATCTGAGTTACCCGATCTCTCAGTCATTGATCATATTTCACCAATTTCTGAACGTCTTAATGTGCACGCAGTGCTCGATGTGAAAGAACTCATCGTTTTAAGGCAATTCTTAAACACTGCTCAAAATTTAAAAACACTTCTTAAACAGCCAAAAAATAAATGGGCAAATTCTGAATCGGCAAGAATAGCTGATTTTAAATCACAAATTTCTGCAATCAATCATGTTCTCTCACCTAGTGGCGAAATCAACGAAGACGCTTCACCAACCCTTGCATCACTTTGTGAAGAGCGAAGACGTTTGGGTCGTGAAATTTCAAAAACCCTTGATCAAATCGTAGCTCGTCGGCAGATGGAAAATATTCTTCAAGATAAATACGTGACCAATCGCGAAGGTCGCATGGTTATTCCCGTAAAAAGTGGAAGCCAACATGACGTCAAAGGCCTTATTCATGACGCCAGCCAAACCAAACAAACAGTTTTCATGGAGCCCGACGAAGTTATCCCCATGAACAATCGACTACGCGAAGTTCAAATTCATATCGCCGAAGAAATATACCGCATCTTAAAAGAGCTCAGCCAATATCTCACACGCTTTGTAACCTCTTTTATAAATGCCGATCACTCACTCATTGAAGCAGATGTCACTTTTGCCAAAGCTTACCTGAATCAAAATATCAAAGGAACTTTGCCGTTATTTTCAAATCAAGATCGATTCGGTTTAATTAACCTCAGGCATCCACTATTAGTTCTACAAGGTATTAAAGTAATTCCAAATACAGTTACCATGGGAGAAAATAGAAAAATTCTTTTACTCTCTGGCCCCAATGCTGGTGGTAAAACAGTTTTACTTAAAGCAATTGGCCTTGCCGCGCAAATGGCTAGGTGTGGATTACCTGTGGCTTGCGATGATGGGAGTGAACTTCCATTTTTTAAACAGATTGACCCCATTATTGGTGACCTACAAAGTGTGGGTGAAAATCTCTCAAGCTTTAGCTCACACATCGCAAGACTAAACCTTGCAAGTCGTATTAAAGGTGAAGGAAATCTTATTTTAGTAGATGAAATTTGCGGAGCCACAGATCCAGAAGAAGGCGCTGCTCTTGCACGAAGTTTTATTGAGCATTTTTGCCAGCAAAAAGTATTTGCTGTTATTACAAGCCATTTGGGTCCACTCAAAGAGCACTGGTCAAAAGAAACTGGCGTTGAACACGGCAGCCTTGAATTTGATCTCAAGACTAATAAACCTACTTATCAATTACTCATTGGTTTTCCAGGACGAAGCTTAGCACTTGCTGTTGCAGAAAAACTTGGGGTGCTACAAGACATTATAAAAAGAGCAAAAAGCCATCTTTCACCTGTAGGGCTTGAGCGCTCACAAGAATTAGAAGAAATTGAAGATTTTAAAGAACAAATTATTGAATTAAAAAATCAAACCCTTATTGATAGTGAAGAAGCAAAGAAAGCGAAAAATCAATATCAAGAATTAGTTAAAAAATTTCGAGAACAAAGAGATCGCTGGTTAGAGAAAGCCTTGCAAAAAGCTGAGAAAAAAATCGAAAATCTTATTGAAGACGCAAGACAAGATAGACTTCGCAATAAAACACTTCACGATATCAAAGCTGAACTTCCAGAAATTGTGAAAGCAAAACCTTCACAAAATAAACCACAAACACTTGAAGACTTTAAGCGCGATTTTAAACCAGGCACCCCAGCCTACTCCACACGCTTAAGCAGGCAAGTGATTATTCAAGGTGAACCTGATCATAAAGGTCAGGTGCCAGTACTTGCCGACATGATGCGCGTTCAACTCCCTTGGCACACACTCATTGGCCTTGGTCAAAAAGAAGAACAACCAGTTCAGGTAATCAGACGCTCCTCTTCAGCTCAATCAATTCCCATTGACGATAACGCCTCAGAACTTGATTTACGAGGGCAGCGCATCGACGAAGCTGTCACCCGGCTTGAAAAATGGCTAGATGACTGTATGCGTGAACAAAAAGACTCTGTTAAAATCATCCATGGCTTTGGAACCGAACAATTAAAAAAAGCAGTTCGTCAATTTCTATCAAAAAGTCGTTATGTAGCAAAATGGAATGCAGGAGACAAAAATACCGGTGGTGATGGCGTCACCTGGGTTACATTAAGCGATTAA
- a CDS encoding M12 family metallopeptidase, whose amino-acid sequence MKFFKLVFDYFITPRRRIGYLLALFAFVQIILFQNCGDVRIKGLGKNPISIPGGSADLFNLALAISESARLGVPREQFVNPSTGAVSPTVLYAPLNGDAAWPVVQYAPPTTVISKNYFKDLFFSSAVAQNGNIIPIGLWSGGRLPIKFSSDVAANLRETFIKACNVLAFDNQPDYVVGAIAGVSCINHTNEKNYVLVRSTVFNTSYANLGRYENTHSEIGLAPLADVWTIIHELTHILGIPHVQQWAKRVDFIKVNSALHNDVNYKIVSNFNGPDFLFKSLMHYRRTEISNGLFNFDPLEIYKNVEIGSSEFTAADAAVIRAAYSNTLPQTGEVSLTSNPNAIANYNQYGLTTVTRVTSPSDGVVRASTSSFSDFTVQYELTNTGVKDWDVNSKITFQLSTNAGGAGFFIDGASRTINTRVPPCNGSSVPCTALNKYTVSFKLRTPSVSQVIELVGFMKVGDLQFPDDGVRFPITVRDINGGGIFIVSVLPQPISVPRNGEIKVPVLVSNSSNQRLADGSHLYYYYTDAQKNPISEPAAIPIKVGANKALRVPLIVAPQFQPQIFADSIAYIANGVKGESDLQEPPLIPQDHVKPVLPVGNDFGIVLYVGTDPNNPVNPTIIAMNLGPEVLSAACPANTTSNWASFNAPRCGPETGSAYGATAGCTVDGRCYEYAGVASAESGACYRLASCTQANDCGDRNRYCFNSSYFGTSGSRCWGTNREPALCPPTQGGYCSGGTTNPTSYGVPECKDGCATSGPSKERCFYFLSTMPNGDNCYFLQACCSPNTTRTCEGPIENGIGTGTESCHSGGAAWRQCVFTTAKSCNAGFHPEGSRCVANPLNCIQISKQPQPAIQDCIAGCTGSCAVNDGKAPNGEQCGRAEACSAATPTPTATPNITPIPTVTPTATVTPTTTVTPLNCGQMVTAAGGGEAACSHTTCPTNFSPVGVSSECNPCCRRTCTPSCGDTEQACSGDPYTGTCGMPCEGTKDCTSTPTPTPESTPTPTPTPTPESTPTPTPTPTPTPTDGGGGGGGKYTPHF is encoded by the coding sequence ATGAAGTTTTTCAAATTAGTCTTCGACTATTTTATTACACCAAGAAGAAGAATTGGGTATCTATTAGCATTATTTGCCTTTGTACAAATAATACTGTTTCAAAATTGTGGCGATGTAAGAATCAAAGGTTTAGGAAAAAACCCAATTTCCATACCCGGTGGAAGTGCTGACTTATTTAATTTAGCATTGGCGATTTCTGAGTCAGCAAGACTTGGTGTACCACGAGAACAGTTCGTGAATCCGTCCACGGGGGCTGTGAGCCCAACTGTACTTTATGCGCCTCTTAATGGCGATGCTGCATGGCCAGTAGTTCAATATGCTCCACCCACAACTGTTATTTCAAAAAACTATTTTAAAGATCTGTTTTTTAGTTCCGCTGTCGCACAAAACGGAAACATAATCCCCATTGGTTTATGGAGTGGCGGAAGATTACCAATCAAATTCTCAAGCGATGTAGCTGCAAATCTTAGAGAAACTTTTATTAAAGCCTGTAACGTTCTAGCATTTGATAATCAACCTGACTATGTCGTTGGTGCGATAGCTGGCGTGTCGTGCATCAATCATACAAATGAGAAAAACTACGTGCTTGTTAGAAGCACTGTATTTAATACTTCATATGCAAACTTAGGCCGCTATGAAAACACTCATAGCGAAATAGGTCTTGCTCCCTTGGCGGATGTCTGGACAATCATTCATGAATTAACACACATACTGGGCATTCCCCACGTGCAACAGTGGGCAAAAAGAGTTGACTTTATAAAAGTAAATAGCGCGCTCCACAATGATGTGAATTATAAAATAGTATCAAACTTTAATGGACCTGATTTTCTTTTTAAATCTTTAATGCATTACAGACGTACTGAGATTTCTAATGGGCTGTTTAATTTTGATCCACTTGAAATTTATAAAAATGTCGAGATCGGAAGTTCTGAGTTTACTGCTGCAGACGCTGCTGTTATTCGCGCAGCATACTCAAACACTTTACCTCAAACTGGTGAAGTGAGTCTCACTTCAAATCCAAATGCTATTGCCAATTATAATCAATACGGTTTGACTACAGTAACCCGAGTGACTTCACCCTCTGATGGCGTAGTGCGTGCTAGCACAAGTTCATTTTCTGATTTCACTGTGCAATACGAACTCACCAACACGGGTGTAAAAGATTGGGATGTAAACAGCAAAATCACTTTTCAGCTTTCTACAAACGCTGGTGGGGCTGGTTTTTTTATTGACGGAGCTTCACGCACAATCAACACACGTGTGCCACCCTGTAATGGAAGTTCCGTTCCTTGCACAGCGCTGAATAAATACACAGTAAGTTTTAAACTAAGAACACCAAGCGTATCACAAGTAATTGAGCTTGTTGGATTCATGAAAGTAGGCGATCTCCAATTTCCCGATGATGGGGTGAGATTTCCCATCACTGTAAGAGATATAAATGGTGGTGGTATATTCATCGTATCAGTACTGCCTCAACCGATTTCTGTGCCACGCAATGGCGAAATCAAAGTACCAGTACTGGTTTCAAATTCAAGTAATCAACGTTTAGCTGACGGTTCACATCTGTACTATTACTACACCGATGCTCAGAAAAATCCGATCTCTGAACCCGCAGCAATACCAATTAAAGTAGGTGCAAATAAGGCGTTAAGAGTACCATTAATTGTAGCACCTCAATTTCAACCACAAATTTTCGCTGACAGCATTGCCTATATAGCAAATGGTGTTAAGGGTGAATCAGATCTACAAGAACCACCATTGATTCCTCAAGATCATGTTAAGCCTGTTCTGCCAGTTGGTAACGATTTTGGAATTGTTTTATATGTAGGTACTGATCCAAATAACCCTGTAAATCCCACAATCATAGCCATGAATTTAGGCCCCGAAGTACTCAGCGCAGCGTGCCCTGCTAACACAACATCAAATTGGGCATCGTTCAATGCACCAAGATGTGGACCCGAGACTGGCAGTGCTTATGGTGCGACCGCTGGTTGTACTGTAGACGGTAGATGTTATGAATATGCGGGTGTAGCGAGTGCTGAATCTGGCGCTTGCTATCGATTAGCAAGCTGTACTCAAGCTAATGATTGCGGTGATAGAAATAGATATTGTTTTAATAGCAGCTATTTTGGTACGTCTGGCAGCCGATGCTGGGGCACGAATCGTGAGCCGGCTCTCTGCCCACCCACCCAAGGGGGCTATTGCTCTGGCGGAACAACAAATCCGACTTCATACGGAGTACCCGAGTGCAAAGATGGGTGCGCTACTTCTGGACCATCTAAAGAAAGATGCTTCTACTTCTTATCGACTATGCCAAATGGGGATAATTGTTATTTTCTCCAGGCTTGTTGCTCACCAAATACTACCCGCACTTGTGAAGGACCCATTGAAAATGGAATTGGTACCGGAACGGAATCTTGCCACAGTGGTGGTGCCGCTTGGCGACAATGTGTGTTCACTACTGCAAAAAGTTGCAATGCAGGGTTTCACCCTGAGGGCAGTAGATGTGTTGCCAATCCTCTAAATTGTATTCAAATTAGTAAACAACCACAGCCTGCAATACAAGACTGCATAGCAGGCTGTACTGGCTCGTGTGCTGTAAATGATGGAAAGGCACCCAACGGTGAGCAATGCGGTCGCGCGGAAGCCTGTAGCGCGGCAACACCTACACCAACTGCAACGCCCAATATTACACCCATACCAACGGTAACTCCTACAGCGACGGTAACTCCTACAACGACGGTAACTCCTCTGAACTGCGGTCAAATGGTGACAGCTGCTGGCGGCGGAGAAGCGGCCTGCAGTCATACCACATGTCCGACAAATTTCTCACCAGTGGGAGTTTCCAGCGAATGTAATCCATGTTGCCGAAGAACTTGCACCCCAAGTTGCGGTGACACCGAACAAGCATGTAGCGGGGATCCATACACTGGTACATGCGGTATGCCGTGTGAAGGAACCAAGGATTGTACTTCAACACCAACACCGACACCCGAATCAACACCGACACCGACACCAACACCGACACCCGAATCAACACCGACACCGACACCAACTCCTACACCAACACCAACTGATGGTGGTGGTGGTGGTGGTGGCAAATATACACCGCATTTTTGA
- the lnt gene encoding apolipoprotein N-acyltransferase, which produces MKKLSNFLVLSQNAYFSAILSAVLIATSYPPFPAWALFFALVPLMVSWHRAPTAKQILLTGFVCQFVFVFIGFNWIAHTAREYGHLPWALSILVLIGFCCIASLHVPIAGYIAYKINRRWPLTPGWFFTLLASLLVAGEWFFPMIFPWNFGYPLLFSHFKSSQLAEFIGFNGLSFLVLLSNAAFATAFVKYPKPGWSRSVIVFVFLLFCAESIGTYVEKNLGLEDKTLHALLIQPNIGNYDKFLAERGAGYQEPVVRKYFDLTIEGLAKSALKPDIIVWPETAYPASLDPGLQDGFYQRRIFDFVKAQAIPMLIGAYSEDPGDNNNKSYNAVFAIDQTGTAKPGYRKNILLAFGEYFPGAQYFPFLKDLIPEISDFGRGAGPMVFQLNNTSFSPLICYEGLDVSFVGKTAKLGVQIFVNVTNDSWFGKSFEPYQHMIMTIARTIEFRRPMIRSTNTGFSVIADARGHILAKGPQDTEWAQTVDVPYFSQVKNTFFSKILDFIPFIFLILPFLITLIGRYVGKSQRT; this is translated from the coding sequence ATGAAAAAACTGAGCAACTTTTTGGTGCTTTCACAAAATGCATATTTCAGCGCGATTCTTTCAGCAGTGCTCATCGCCACCAGCTACCCACCATTTCCGGCATGGGCATTGTTTTTTGCACTTGTTCCGCTCATGGTCAGCTGGCACAGAGCTCCAACAGCTAAACAGATTTTACTCACAGGCTTTGTTTGCCAATTTGTTTTTGTCTTCATTGGTTTTAACTGGATAGCACATACAGCTAGAGAATATGGCCACTTGCCATGGGCATTGAGCATTCTCGTTTTGATAGGCTTTTGTTGTATAGCCTCACTACATGTTCCTATCGCTGGCTACATCGCCTACAAAATTAATAGACGATGGCCGCTCACACCAGGTTGGTTTTTCACACTTCTAGCGTCACTCTTAGTTGCTGGTGAATGGTTTTTCCCAATGATATTTCCATGGAATTTTGGGTACCCGCTTTTATTTAGTCATTTTAAATCAAGTCAGCTCGCAGAATTTATCGGTTTTAATGGCCTAAGTTTTTTGGTTTTACTTTCTAATGCAGCTTTTGCAACAGCTTTTGTGAAATACCCAAAACCTGGTTGGAGCCGATCTGTTATTGTTTTTGTGTTTCTACTTTTTTGTGCAGAATCAATAGGCACTTATGTAGAAAAAAATCTTGGCCTTGAAGATAAAACATTACACGCCCTACTCATTCAACCCAATATCGGAAACTACGATAAATTTTTAGCCGAACGAGGTGCTGGGTATCAAGAACCCGTTGTTCGAAAATATTTTGATCTCACAATCGAAGGTTTAGCAAAGTCAGCCTTAAAACCCGATATCATTGTTTGGCCTGAAACTGCTTATCCAGCAAGTCTTGATCCTGGTTTGCAAGACGGTTTTTATCAGCGAAGAATTTTTGATTTTGTCAAAGCCCAAGCAATTCCAATGCTCATTGGCGCTTATTCAGAAGACCCCGGCGATAATAATAATAAATCTTATAATGCCGTATTTGCCATTGATCAAACAGGCACAGCTAAGCCTGGGTATCGTAAAAACATACTTCTCGCATTTGGTGAGTATTTTCCAGGTGCGCAATATTTTCCTTTTTTAAAAGATCTCATTCCTGAAATATCTGATTTCGGACGAGGTGCGGGGCCTATGGTTTTTCAATTAAATAATACTTCTTTTTCACCACTTATTTGCTATGAAGGGCTTGATGTTTCATTCGTAGGAAAAACAGCTAAACTTGGAGTTCAGATTTTTGTGAACGTCACAAATGATAGCTGGTTTGGAAAATCTTTTGAACCCTATCAACATATGATTATGACTATTGCTCGCACCATTGAATTTCGTAGACCCATGATTCGTTCAACAAATACTGGCTTTAGCGTCATTGCCGATGCGCGAGGTCACATACTAGCTAAAGGCCCGCAAGATACTGAGTGGGCGCAAACAGTTGATGTGCCATATTTTAGCCAAGTTAAAAATACTTTTTTTTCAAAAATTTTAGATTTTATTCCATTTATTTTCTTAATTTTACCTTTTCTTATCACACTCATTGGTCGTTATGTCGGCAAATCACAGAGAACTTGA
- a CDS encoding lytic transglycosylase domain-containing protein, which yields MKKKSNQVIIAFFILVLSFQSQADIKAPTVALPPVSTRNFDTRSYDLILEKFKTDHPEENNQLWALYTQGQHWQSEDILKACEIFKKLSLNEEFPLHAFSLINEALTCKYTTVESARSLFEKINKFIEVKKPKRWLHSALVDASVPLAYLLGPETYVNQCLNASKLSRSRKNKTLYLQNALSQAKKISVAKFNEIQKELYRLAPRLNPKPEDWFSVGLDATYSHDHEAAVIAYEKALKQKSVSIHRTRITFENLKLAYKAIQKKPEALATAGRLWKYDTVFFKSQKGKGDTTKNFLSSGLSFARFEWTEHKDKKALKLLSTLEKMIKNKIPTGEINFVRSLIFQEQEKMKPALLQMELATQNTDPKNKLQFQWHNAWLNFKLKNYDTAISIFNLLLSTEQDLGRRAQQIFWLGKAYQATNQPELAKAKFEELQNVDPLSYYSLLAYRELKLPIPKPTSLHAGGFTKLPKKFFSSTEVSWTLFDWLISVRELKHARQFLDEESPLPDVGIEDWQNIFQQYAKAGSYAAIFGKISKLTSEERTKILVENPEFLFPKPYKELIDSASAQTGLWPEFILSIMRQESSFDTLSVSPANAFGLMQILPLIAKQYDSKTGLRYKEPQDLLDPVLSVNFGAQHLRNYWDLFNGQFVLASAAYNASPEAIQQWIKKRYRGDPLIFIEDIPYEETRTYVKLIMRNFINYLRLYSQGETINFPEWCLEDIQASNL from the coding sequence ATGAAAAAAAAATCAAACCAAGTAATTATCGCATTTTTTATATTGGTACTTTCATTTCAGTCACAAGCTGACATCAAAGCACCCACCGTAGCACTGCCGCCGGTGTCGACGCGAAATTTCGATACGCGTTCTTATGATCTCATTCTTGAAAAATTTAAAACTGATCACCCCGAAGAAAATAACCAACTGTGGGCTCTCTACACTCAAGGTCAGCATTGGCAATCAGAAGACATTCTAAAAGCATGCGAGATTTTTAAGAAACTAAGCCTTAATGAAGAATTTCCTTTGCATGCATTTTCACTAATCAATGAAGCACTTACTTGTAAATACACAACAGTTGAGTCTGCACGCTCACTATTTGAAAAAATAAATAAATTCATTGAAGTAAAAAAACCAAAGCGTTGGTTACATTCAGCGCTCGTTGATGCAAGTGTACCGCTGGCTTATTTATTGGGGCCTGAAACTTATGTTAATCAATGTTTAAATGCCTCTAAACTTTCTCGCTCGCGAAAAAACAAAACTCTCTATTTGCAAAATGCTCTTAGTCAGGCAAAAAAAATCAGCGTTGCAAAATTTAATGAAATTCAAAAAGAACTTTATCGTTTAGCTCCCCGACTTAACCCTAAGCCTGAAGATTGGTTTTCTGTCGGGCTCGATGCGACTTATAGTCACGATCATGAGGCAGCGGTCATTGCTTATGAGAAAGCTTTGAAGCAAAAATCAGTGAGCATTCATAGAACACGCATTACTTTTGAAAATTTAAAACTCGCATATAAAGCTATTCAAAAAAAACCAGAAGCACTTGCAACTGCGGGTAGGCTTTGGAAGTATGACACTGTTTTTTTTAAATCTCAAAAAGGCAAGGGTGACACTACAAAAAACTTTCTCTCAAGTGGCTTAAGCTTCGCCCGATTTGAATGGACAGAACATAAAGACAAAAAAGCTCTTAAATTATTATCAACTCTTGAAAAAATGATTAAGAATAAAATCCCCACAGGTGAGATTAATTTCGTTCGAAGTCTTATTTTTCAAGAACAAGAAAAAATGAAACCAGCACTCCTACAAATGGAACTCGCCACTCAAAATACAGACCCTAAAAACAAACTCCAATTTCAATGGCATAACGCTTGGTTGAATTTCAAACTCAAAAACTACGACACAGCGATTTCGATATTTAATTTACTACTGAGCACTGAGCAAGATCTTGGCCGACGTGCACAACAGATATTTTGGCTTGGCAAAGCTTACCAAGCAACCAACCAACCTGAACTCGCTAAAGCCAAATTTGAAGAACTTCAAAATGTCGACCCGTTAAGTTATTACTCACTTCTTGCATATCGCGAATTAAAACTCCCTATTCCAAAACCAACAAGTCTTCATGCTGGCGGGTTCACAAAACTTCCTAAAAAATTCTTCAGTTCAACAGAAGTTTCTTGGACGCTTTTTGATTGGCTCATATCTGTTCGCGAACTTAAACACGCCAGGCAATTTCTGGACGAAGAATCACCCCTGCCTGATGTGGGCATTGAAGATTGGCAAAATATATTCCAACAATATGCAAAAGCCGGTTCATATGCCGCAATCTTTGGCAAAATATCAAAACTCACATCTGAAGAACGCACGAAAATTTTAGTTGAAAATCCTGAGTTTTTATTTCCAAAGCCCTACAAAGAACTTATTGATTCAGCCAGCGCACAAACAGGTTTGTGGCCTGAGTTTATACTTTCAATCATGAGACAAGAATCAAGCTTTGATACACTCTCTGTAAGCCCCGCCAACGCATTTGGATTAATGCAGATTTTGCCACTCATCGCAAAACAGTATGACTCAAAAACAGGCCTTCGTTACAAAGAACCCCAAGATTTATTAGACCCTGTATTAAGCGTGAATTTCGGAGCACAACATTTGCGTAATTATTGGGATCTCTTTAACGGCCAATTTGTACTCGCCTCAGCGGCATACAATGCTAGCCCCGAAGCCATTCAACAATGGATCAAAAAACGCTACCGTGGAGACCCACTCATCTTTATTGAGGACATTCCCTATGAAGAAACGAGAACCTACGTAAAACTCATCATGCGTAATTTTATCAATTACTTACGCCTCTACTCACAGGGCGAGACCATAAACTTCCCTGAATGGTGCCTTGAGGATATCCAAGCGTCCAATCTGTAG
- a CDS encoding S8 family peptidase, protein MAQVVKLWVLSFATGALAVLAVHGATMWVSGDSQVLPSDSTRMMSLGSPKVINLDKAKGEQKIIMNDPSIQKNWGLMGTNGASDIKVNNAWSITQGDRNVVVAIIDTGIDVKHSDLHANIWQNPGESGLDKNGKSKSTNSIDDDNNGYIDDINGWDFVNNKPFVIDNHGHGTHIAGIVGAVGGNGIGMSGVCPKVSLMALKYYDPTSKGNDNLRNTVRAIRYAAKMGAHIINYSGGGTEPNDDEFEAIKYSNDKGVLFVAAAGNERSNSDLAPYYPADYNLPNIISVTAIDSFAKVLKTSNYGIKSVHLAAPGEGIYSTLPNGNYGLMTGTSQATAFVSGVAALILAHNRDFNAAQVKKQIIATADELPELRDKTSTSGKLNSYAALAMLPAIPATGIATAVASAPITVTVEGQRNEKVTLNALLQAISTPNQITGKRNAAQAL, encoded by the coding sequence ATGGCTCAAGTAGTAAAATTATGGGTTCTCAGCTTTGCCACAGGCGCACTAGCAGTACTTGCCGTACACGGGGCAACTATGTGGGTGAGTGGTGATTCACAAGTTTTACCAAGCGATTCAACACGTATGATGAGCTTAGGAAGCCCCAAAGTTATCAATTTAGATAAAGCCAAAGGTGAACAAAAAATCATTATGAATGACCCTAGTATTCAAAAAAACTGGGGCCTCATGGGTACTAACGGCGCAAGTGATATTAAAGTCAACAATGCTTGGAGCATCACTCAAGGTGATCGAAACGTTGTTGTTGCCATCATTGATACGGGCATTGATGTTAAACATTCTGATCTCCACGCCAATATCTGGCAAAATCCTGGTGAATCAGGGCTAGATAAAAACGGTAAAAGTAAATCAACCAACAGTATCGATGACGATAACAACGGTTACATTGACGACATAAATGGCTGGGATTTCGTAAATAACAAACCATTTGTCATTGATAATCATGGCCACGGAACCCACATCGCCGGCATCGTTGGTGCTGTTGGCGGCAATGGCATTGGCATGAGTGGTGTTTGCCCCAAAGTCAGTTTAATGGCGCTTAAGTATTATGATCCCACTTCAAAAGGTAATGATAATTTAAGAAACACAGTACGCGCTATTCGCTATGCCGCAAAAATGGGTGCACACATTATTAATTATTCAGGTGGTGGAACAGAACCCAACGACGATGAATTTGAAGCGATAAAATATTCCAATGACAAAGGGGTTCTCTTCGTAGCAGCTGCTGGTAACGAACGCTCTAATTCTGATTTAGCTCCATATTATCCAGCTGATTATAATCTTCCAAACATCATCTCTGTTACAGCCATTGATTCATTTGCTAAGGTTCTTAAAACCAGTAATTACGGAATCAAATCCGTTCACCTCGCAGCACCAGGTGAGGGAATTTACTCTACACTGCCAAATGGCAATTACGGTTTAATGACCGGCACTTCACAGGCAACAGCTTTTGTGAGTGGTGTCGCAGCCTTGATCTTGGCTCACAATCGAGATTTTAATGCAGCACAGGTGAAAAAACAAATCATAGCAACAGCTGATGAACTACCCGAACTTCGCGATAAAACAAGTACTAGCGGAAAACTCAATAGCTATGCAGCTCTTGCGATGCTCCCCGCAATTCCCGCCACGGGTATTGCAACCGCAGTTGCATCAGCACCCATAACAGTCACTGTTGAAGGCCAGAGAAACGAAAAAGTTACTCTTAATGCACTTTTACAAGCCATCAGTACGCCGAACCAAATAACTGGAAAGAGAAACGCTGCTCAAGCACTTTAA